A single window of Pseudomonas lijiangensis DNA harbors:
- a CDS encoding mannitol dehydrogenase family protein, with translation MKLNKQNLSQLGADIARPAYSASETRQGIAHIGVGGFHRAHQAFYTDALMNSGEGLDWSICGVGLRPEDRSVRDALAGQDYLYTLYELGDTPDTETRIIASISGMLLAEDDPQALIDKLASPDIRIVSLTITEGGYCIDDSNGQFMAHLPQIRHDLSHPNTPSTVFGFLCAALARRRAAGIPAFTLMSCDNLPHNGAVTRKALLAFAALRDADLHDWIAENVSFPNAMVDRITPMTSSAHRLKLADEKHIDDAWPVVCEPFVQWVLEDKFVNGRPAWEKVGVQFTDDVTPYEEMKIKLLNGSHLALTYLGFLKGYRFVHETMNDPLFVRYIRTYMDLDVTPQLASVPGIDLEGYKDTLIERFSNQAIADQLERVCSDGSSKFPKFTIPTINRLILDQGNLERASLVVAAWALYLKGVDENGTTYRIPDPRADFCQALVADDALLTQRLLDVEEIFGLAIPRSAEFVAAFEQNVNNLRDLGVSGTLEKILANGL, from the coding sequence ATGAAACTGAACAAACAGAACCTGTCACAACTGGGCGCCGATATTGCCCGCCCCGCCTACTCCGCCAGCGAAACCCGCCAGGGCATCGCCCATATCGGCGTCGGCGGTTTTCACCGGGCGCATCAGGCGTTTTACACCGATGCGCTGATGAACAGCGGCGAAGGGCTGGACTGGAGCATCTGCGGCGTCGGCCTGCGTCCCGAAGACCGTAGCGTGCGTGATGCACTGGCCGGCCAGGATTATCTGTACACCCTGTATGAGCTGGGCGACACACCGGACACCGAAACCCGGATCATTGCGTCCATCAGCGGCATGCTGCTGGCCGAAGACGATCCCCAGGCCCTGATCGACAAACTGGCCAGCCCGGACATCCGCATCGTTTCCCTGACCATCACCGAAGGCGGCTACTGCATCGATGACAGCAACGGCCAGTTCATGGCCCATCTGCCACAGATCCGCCATGACCTGAGCCACCCCAATACCCCGAGCACGGTATTCGGCTTTCTGTGTGCTGCACTGGCCCGTCGGCGTGCAGCCGGCATACCGGCCTTTACCCTGATGTCCTGCGATAACCTGCCCCACAACGGCGCCGTGACCCGCAAGGCGCTGCTGGCCTTTGCCGCCCTGCGCGACGCCGACCTGCATGACTGGATTGCCGAAAACGTCAGCTTCCCCAATGCCATGGTCGACCGCATCACGCCCATGACCAGCTCGGCCCATCGCCTGAAACTGGCCGATGAAAAACATATCGACGACGCCTGGCCAGTGGTGTGCGAGCCTTTCGTGCAATGGGTACTGGAAGACAAGTTCGTCAATGGTCGCCCGGCCTGGGAAAAGGTCGGCGTGCAGTTCACCGACGACGTGACGCCTTATGAAGAAATGAAGATCAAGCTGCTCAACGGCAGCCATCTGGCCCTGACCTATCTGGGCTTTCTGAAAGGCTATCGCTTCGTTCACGAAACCATGAACGATCCGCTGTTCGTGCGCTATATCCGTACTTACATGGACCTGGATGTCACCCCGCAACTGGCTTCGGTGCCGGGTATCGATCTGGAGGGCTACAAGGACACCCTGATCGAGCGTTTTTCCAATCAGGCGATTGCCGACCAGCTGGAACGAGTATGCTCGGACGGCTCCTCGAAATTTCCCAAGTTCACCATTCCGACCATCAACCGGCTGATTCTCGACCAAGGCAACCTGGAGCGCGCTTCACTGGTGGTGGCGGCCTGGGCCTTGTACCTCAAGGGCGTGGACGAGAACGGCACCACCTACCGGATTCCCGACCCACGGGCTGACTTCTGTCAGGCGCTGGTCGCCGACGATGCATTGCTGACCCAGCGCTTGCTGGACGTGGAAGAGATCTTTGGCCTGGCAATCCCGCGCTCTGCCGAATTCGTCGCCGCTTTCGAGCAGAACGTCAATAATCTGCGGGACCTGGGAGTCAGCGGCACACTGGAAAAAATCCTGGCCAACGGCCTTTGA
- the xylB gene encoding xylulokinase: MFLGIDCGTQGTKAIVLDADSGQVLGEGSAPHSLISNAHGRREQDVQQWLDALALATRSALAKAGISGQQIKGIGVSGQQHGLVLLDAQGQVLRPAKLWCDTETTPENQRLLDYLGGEQGSLQRLGLVIAPGYTVSKLLWTKEQHPELFERIDRILLPHDYLNYWLTGRCCTDYGDASGTGYFNVRTREWDLSLLAHIDPTGRLGKALPELLPAQHKVGTIRGEIASLLDLNPDAVVSSGGGDNMMGAIGTGNIKPGLITMSLGSSGTVYAFADQPFVSEQASVATFCSSSDGWLPLICTMNLTNATSAIRELFTLDIDGFNQAVTQAPIGAEGVLMLPFLNGERVPALPDATGSILGLNSTNLTQANLCRAVVEGTSLGLRYGLDLLRASGIKSQTIRLIGGGSKSAIWRQMIADIMDTPVICTEYAEAAALGAAIQAAWCNSGEKDLQALCERCVRLDPDSETWPVAENVAAYERVYARYQDRLRAV; this comes from the coding sequence ATGTTTCTTGGAATCGATTGCGGGACCCAAGGTACAAAAGCCATCGTTCTGGATGCTGATAGCGGTCAGGTACTGGGCGAGGGTTCTGCCCCGCACAGCCTGATCAGCAACGCCCATGGCCGACGCGAACAGGATGTGCAGCAGTGGCTGGATGCACTGGCGCTGGCGACCCGCAGTGCGCTGGCCAAGGCTGGCATTTCAGGCCAGCAGATCAAGGGCATCGGTGTTTCCGGCCAGCAGCACGGCCTGGTGCTGCTGGACGCCCAGGGCCAGGTGCTGCGCCCGGCCAAATTATGGTGCGACACCGAAACCACTCCCGAGAACCAGCGCCTGCTGGATTATCTGGGAGGCGAGCAAGGTTCGCTGCAACGTCTGGGGCTGGTCATTGCGCCGGGCTATACGGTTTCCAAGCTGTTATGGACCAAGGAGCAACACCCGGAACTGTTCGAGCGTATCGACAGAATCCTGCTGCCTCACGATTACCTCAACTACTGGCTGACCGGGCGTTGCTGCACAGACTATGGCGATGCCTCGGGGACCGGTTACTTCAATGTGCGCACCCGTGAATGGGATCTTTCGTTGCTGGCGCATATCGATCCGACGGGGCGTCTGGGCAAGGCGCTTCCTGAGTTGCTGCCCGCACAGCACAAGGTCGGCACGATTCGAGGCGAAATCGCCAGCCTGCTTGACCTGAACCCGGACGCGGTAGTGTCCAGCGGCGGTGGCGACAACATGATGGGCGCCATCGGCACCGGCAATATCAAGCCGGGCCTGATCACCATGAGCCTTGGGTCATCAGGCACCGTGTATGCCTTTGCCGATCAGCCCTTTGTCAGCGAGCAGGCTTCGGTGGCAACCTTCTGTTCTTCGTCCGATGGCTGGCTGCCGCTGATCTGCACCATGAACCTGACCAACGCCACCAGTGCCATTCGCGAGCTGTTCACGCTGGATATCGACGGTTTCAATCAGGCCGTCACCCAAGCGCCCATCGGAGCGGAAGGCGTGCTCATGCTGCCGTTCCTCAACGGCGAACGCGTCCCTGCCCTGCCCGATGCCACCGGCAGCATTCTGGGTCTCAACAGCACCAACCTGACTCAGGCCAATCTGTGCCGGGCCGTGGTTGAAGGGACCAGCCTCGGGTTACGCTACGGACTGGACCTGTTGAGGGCCAGCGGTATCAAGAGCCAGACCATCCGCCTGATCGGTGGTGGCTCGAAAAGCGCCATCTGGCGGCAGATGATTGCCGACATCATGGATACTCCGGTCATTTGCACCGAGTACGCCGAAGCGGCGGCCCTGGGCGCTGCTATTCAGGCGGCCTGGTGCAACTCTGGCGAGAAGGATCTGCAGGCACTTTGCGAACGCTGCGTCAGGCTCGACCCCGACAGCGAAACCTGGCCTGTCGCAGAAAATGTGGCCGCTTACGAGCGCGTCTACGCACGTTATCAGGATCGATTGCGGGCAGTCTGA